One Chitinophagales bacterium genomic window carries:
- a CDS encoding GNAT family N-acetyltransferase, protein MIAEIIVLNIIRYNPSWKQRWDNFISESKNATFLFYRDYMDYHSDRFQDHSLMITEDDHLIALLPLNKNNESFISHEGLTYGGFLCNSAMKQKRMNNCFDVFLNYAKEEGVREIIYKAIPGIYHTCLTEEDLYSLFIYGFELHRRDSSATLIPSCKVKLRKDRKAKISRAGKMNLQIKQSKDFSDYFKIVDFRLQSKYHARAAHNAKEIELLAEKFPENIKLFACYQNTEMIGGTLIYESKNVAHAQYIAASNAGEQMGAIDLLIYHLLSEVYKEKKYLDLGKSTEQEGRWLNENLMSFKESFGAKISISDFYRIKI, encoded by the coding sequence TTGATTGCAGAAATAATTGTGCTTAATATTATAAGATATAATCCTTCATGGAAACAGCGCTGGGATAATTTTATCTCTGAAAGTAAAAACGCTACGTTTTTATTTTATCGCGACTATATGGATTACCATAGCGATCGCTTTCAAGATCATTCGTTGATGATAACAGAAGATGATCATCTGATTGCGTTGTTGCCTTTAAATAAAAATAACGAATCTTTTATTAGCCATGAAGGATTAACATACGGCGGTTTTCTTTGCAATTCTGCCATGAAACAGAAAAGAATGAATAATTGCTTTGATGTTTTCTTGAATTATGCAAAAGAAGAAGGCGTGAGAGAAATTATTTATAAAGCTATTCCCGGTATTTATCACACTTGCCTTACAGAAGAAGATCTCTACAGCTTGTTTATATATGGCTTTGAATTACATAGGAGAGATTCTTCTGCTACATTAATTCCTTCGTGCAAAGTAAAATTGCGAAAGGACAGAAAAGCGAAAATTTCACGTGCAGGAAAAATGAACTTGCAAATAAAACAATCAAAAGATTTTTCTGATTATTTCAAGATAGTGGATTTTCGCCTCCAGTCAAAATATCATGCACGTGCCGCGCATAATGCGAAAGAGATAGAATTGCTTGCTGAAAAATTTCCAGAAAATATTAAGCTATTTGCTTGTTATCAGAATACAGAAATGATTGGTGGAACATTGATTTATGAATCTAAAAATGTGGCCCATGCCCAATATATAGCAGCAAGTAATGCCGGTGAACAAATGGGTGCTATTGATTTGCTTATTTATCACCTTCTTTCAGAAGTATACAAAGAAAAGAAATATTTAGATCTGGGAAAATCTACAGAACAGGAAGGTAGGTGGCTTAATGAAAACTTAATGTCGTTTAAAGAAAGCTTCGGAGCTAAAATTAGTATTTCAGATTTTTACAGAATAAAAATTTAA
- a CDS encoding FdtA/QdtA family cupin domain-containing protein has protein sequence MNVTEPHLIEFQKIGEPITGYISVFEFEKEIPFPVLRSFWTYYTPESIVRGRHAHKLNEQILIAVAGQITVNTERRNGILEVFRLNNPNVGLYIPPFTWTTMQYSHNAVQLVLCSKLYDETEYIRNYEVFKI, from the coding sequence ATGAATGTTACTGAACCCCATCTTATTGAATTTCAAAAAATAGGCGAACCGATAACAGGATATATCTCCGTGTTTGAGTTCGAAAAGGAAATTCCTTTTCCGGTCCTTCGCTCATTTTGGACTTACTATACACCTGAAAGTATTGTAAGGGGAAGACACGCTCACAAGTTAAATGAACAAATTCTTATTGCAGTAGCAGGTCAGATAACGGTCAATACCGAGCGCCGGAATGGAATATTAGAGGTTTTCAGATTGAATAATCCAAATGTCGGTTTATACATTCCACCTTTTACGTGGACTACAATGCAATATTCACACAATGCGGTACAACTGGTATTGTGCTCAAAATTATATGATGAAACAGAGTACATTAGAAATTATGAGGTATTCAAAATTTGA
- a CDS encoding sulfotransferase domain-containing protein, whose product MKYRFPNLFIPGAGKSGTSSLHLYLNQHPLVQMASVKEPHFFSIDKYFEKGFDQYLNLFSTSAVNIKYYGESSTTYMASLNAIRRIQQYIADPKFIFILRNPIQRIVSHYNWLLSQGRPLNSFREELEADIKKPFNPNFSFYNGFYKSYLELSHYGKWISEYIRVFGRSNIHIIITEELNSQPMETINSCYRFLEISELKTAVKIQANGTQKSYKTNRARLNLPAIKKLVPNRVKNYLIQNEFTKQLLLQEEKHNIQTYSPDESVSIWLTNLLKDDVMFLKQITAINFSSWKEFQ is encoded by the coding sequence ATGAAATATAGGTTTCCGAACTTATTTATTCCGGGAGCCGGGAAGTCCGGCACGTCAAGCCTTCATCTTTATTTGAATCAGCACCCATTGGTACAGATGGCTTCGGTTAAAGAACCTCATTTCTTTTCCATTGATAAATATTTTGAAAAAGGGTTTGATCAATATTTAAATTTATTCAGCACCTCAGCTGTCAATATTAAATACTATGGTGAATCCAGCACTACCTATATGGCTTCACTTAACGCCATCAGGAGAATCCAACAGTATATTGCGGATCCAAAATTCATTTTCATTCTGCGCAATCCCATCCAAAGGATTGTTTCTCATTATAACTGGCTTTTATCTCAGGGACGACCCTTGAATTCATTTCGGGAAGAGTTAGAGGCCGATATTAAAAAACCTTTTAATCCAAACTTTTCATTCTATAATGGCTTTTACAAAAGCTATCTCGAACTAAGCCATTACGGTAAATGGATTTCAGAATATATACGTGTTTTCGGAAGAAGTAATATCCACATTATTATTACCGAAGAGCTGAATAGTCAGCCAATGGAAACTATTAACTCCTGTTACCGATTTTTAGAGATCAGCGAATTAAAAACTGCTGTTAAAATCCAGGCAAACGGTACGCAAAAAAGTTATAAAACCAATAGGGCACGTTTAAATTTACCTGCAATAAAAAAGCTGGTACCGAACCGGGTAAAAAATTACCTTATACAAAATGAATTTACAAAGCAACTTTTATTACAGGAAGAAAAACATAATATTCAGACTTATTCACCTGATGAATCGGTCAGCATCTGGCTCACTAATCTCCTAAAAGATGATGTGATGTTTTTAAAGCAAATTACAGCAATAAATTTCTCATCCTGGAAAGAGTTTCAATGA
- a CDS encoding ABC transporter ATP-binding protein, translating to MEPVIRVEQLSKKYTIGRRHSGNFREAISDRIENIFLRRKNNAAEFWALKEVSFEVQKGEVIGIIGKNGAGKSTLLKILSRITEPTSGRVEMNGRVSSLLEVGTGFHPELTGRENIFMNGAILGMKRMEIKNKFEEIVSFSGIEQFIDTPVKRYSSGMYVRLAFAVAAHLEPEILIVDEVLAVGDAEFQNKCLGKMKDVSEKDGRTLLFVSHNMGAISRLCKSAMLLDNGKIIFRGAASEAIQIYHHPLSRNNNLLDSTGRSGNGKYRFSNFTITDNNGTPVNIFNTGSDVRIIVSLVPRLPAERISAYITLSIKDNFGNRLLSLASGLKNEKVNLQGAARIIWEIKKCPLSADDYLCDLYLFETAGGLDMVDYLENAFTLSIEEGDYFGAGMVQQKGRDRFFMDFKISVNEI from the coding sequence ATGGAGCCAGTAATCAGGGTAGAGCAATTATCGAAGAAGTATACTATAGGTAGAAGGCATAGCGGAAATTTCAGGGAAGCCATTTCTGACCGTATTGAAAATATTTTTTTAAGACGTAAAAATAATGCTGCTGAATTCTGGGCTCTAAAGGAAGTATCATTTGAAGTGCAAAAAGGGGAAGTAATTGGTATTATTGGGAAGAATGGAGCAGGAAAAAGTACGCTGCTTAAAATTCTTTCACGTATTACAGAACCTACATCAGGGAGGGTGGAAATGAACGGAAGAGTGTCATCCCTGCTTGAAGTAGGCACGGGTTTTCATCCGGAACTTACAGGCCGTGAAAATATATTTATGAATGGCGCCATTCTGGGTATGAAGAGAATGGAAATCAAAAATAAATTCGAGGAGATCGTCAGCTTTTCCGGTATCGAACAATTTATTGATACGCCTGTAAAACGGTACAGCAGCGGGATGTATGTAAGGCTCGCTTTTGCAGTAGCGGCTCATTTGGAACCGGAGATTTTAATTGTGGATGAAGTGCTTGCAGTAGGCGATGCAGAATTCCAAAATAAATGTCTTGGCAAAATGAAGGATGTAAGCGAAAAGGATGGAAGAACATTATTATTTGTGAGTCATAATATGGGAGCAATTAGCAGGCTATGTAAAAGTGCCATGCTGCTGGATAATGGTAAAATCATTTTCCGGGGTGCTGCATCGGAAGCAATCCAGATTTACCATCATCCTTTAAGCAGAAATAATAATTTATTAGACAGTACAGGTCGCAGCGGCAATGGAAAATATCGCTTCAGCAATTTTACTATTACGGATAACAATGGAACACCGGTTAATATTTTTAACACAGGAAGTGATGTGCGTATTATAGTAAGTTTGGTTCCACGGTTACCGGCTGAGCGCATTAGTGCTTATATAACTCTTTCCATAAAAGATAATTTTGGGAATCGGTTATTGAGCCTGGCATCAGGGCTTAAAAATGAAAAAGTAAATCTTCAAGGTGCTGCCCGTATTATTTGGGAAATAAAAAAATGTCCTTTATCTGCCGATGATTACCTGTGTGATTTATACCTGTTTGAAACTGCCGGTGGTCTGGATATGGTGGATTATCTTGAAAATGCATTTACGCTCAGTATTGAAGAAGGAGATTATTTTGGCGCAGGAATGGTGCAACAAAAGGGTCGTGACAGGTTTTTTATGGATTTCAAAATTTCAGTAAATGAAATATAG
- a CDS encoding ABC transporter permease, translating into MKTVIEAGQSKWKVNLREIFYYRDLLWMLAYRDFKIRYAQTVLGIVWAVIQPVFTLLIFIFVFNKAAKIDSGSIPYPVFAMTGMWAWSYLSYVITQAGQSIINAQQLVTKIYFPRLLIPFSKCLAGLIDFSITFVILLILLISYHVVPPLQIIALPFIIFILILLSLSAGIWLSALTIRFRDFQYIIPFLVQIGLYITPIAYPTSLIPSEYKWIVYLNPMAVLVDAFRWSLLNIPLPEKQYLLYSLSITVLLFVSSIFYFRKTESRIADII; encoded by the coding sequence ATGAAAACGGTAATTGAAGCCGGTCAATCAAAATGGAAGGTAAATTTACGGGAGATATTTTATTACCGCGACTTACTATGGATGCTTGCTTATCGTGACTTTAAAATACGTTATGCGCAAACGGTGCTCGGTATTGTATGGGCTGTAATTCAACCTGTCTTTACGCTACTAATATTCATTTTTGTATTTAACAAAGCTGCAAAAATTGACAGTGGCTCTATTCCATATCCTGTTTTTGCCATGACAGGAATGTGGGCCTGGAGTTATTTATCATATGTGATTACCCAGGCAGGACAATCCATTATCAATGCACAGCAACTTGTAACTAAAATTTACTTCCCAAGGTTACTTATTCCTTTTTCAAAATGCCTGGCAGGCTTAATAGATTTCAGCATCACTTTTGTAATCCTTTTAATATTATTAATCAGCTACCATGTGGTTCCGCCGCTTCAGATTATTGCCTTGCCTTTCATAATTTTTATCTTAATATTATTATCTCTTTCAGCAGGAATTTGGCTTAGTGCGCTTACCATTCGTTTTCGTGATTTTCAATACATCATCCCATTCCTGGTTCAGATCGGATTATATATAACTCCGATAGCATATCCTACATCATTGATTCCTTCTGAATATAAATGGATAGTGTACCTAAACCCAATGGCTGTTTTGGTAGATGCTTTTCGGTGGTCCCTGCTTAATATTCCCTTACCTGAAAAACAGTATTTACTATATAGTTTATCTATTACTGTTCTGCTTTTTGTCAGCAGTATTTTTTATTTTAGGAAAACAGAGAGCAGGATTGCCGACATCATTTAA
- a CDS encoding acyl-CoA thioesterase: MEFKFKIPLSVRFSDFDSLGHVNNAVILSYFEEARIRYFEEVITGNKVNWSENGIILAKVIIDFRKPIKDYHNYFVFICCSRLGTKSFDFSYKIIQELNNDIQVMAEGITVMVCYNYKTAQTIEMPLGWKKKVELFEGKSLSA; encoded by the coding sequence ATGGAATTCAAATTTAAAATTCCCTTATCGGTTCGATTCTCAGATTTTGATTCATTAGGCCACGTGAATAACGCGGTTATTTTATCTTATTTTGAAGAAGCAAGGATCCGATATTTTGAAGAAGTAATAACCGGCAATAAAGTAAATTGGTCAGAGAACGGAATAATACTTGCCAAAGTAATAATTGATTTTCGCAAGCCCATTAAGGATTATCATAACTATTTTGTGTTTATCTGTTGTTCCCGCCTTGGCACAAAAAGTTTTGATTTTTCATACAAAATTATTCAGGAGCTTAATAATGATATACAGGTGATGGCTGAAGGAATAACCGTTATGGTTTGCTACAATTATAAAACTGCGCAAACTATTGAAATGCCTTTGGGTTGGAAAAAGAAAGTGGAATTATTTGAAGGCAAAAGCTTATCTGCATAA
- a CDS encoding antibiotic biosynthesis monooxygenase has protein sequence MITRLVKITLQPDKVSDFLIIFKEVKETIASFDGCHHVELLQELSDPSIFFTYSIWEDEHYLDHYRFSEFFKKTWVKSKKLFASKAEAWSVTVIERAQSAHF, from the coding sequence ATGATTACCCGATTAGTAAAAATTACCCTTCAGCCTGATAAAGTAAGTGATTTCCTCATCATATTTAAAGAAGTAAAAGAGACTATTGCTTCTTTCGATGGCTGTCACCACGTTGAATTGTTACAGGAGTTGAGTGATCCAAGTATTTTTTTTACATATAGTATTTGGGAGGATGAGCATTACCTGGACCATTATCGTTTCTCTGAATTTTTTAAAAAGACCTGGGTAAAATCAAAAAAATTATTTGCTTCTAAAGCAGAAGCCTGGAGCGTAACGGTGATAGAGCGTGCGCAATCAGCTCATTTCTAA
- a CDS encoding DUF3127 domain-containing protein, with translation MPLDLIGKLITMLPEQTGQGQNGNWFKQSFVLETQDQYPKKICFTAWNDKAEFLKLLKTGDEVKVAFNLESREYNGRWYTDAKVWRIEKMSGGEQSTRSEYALNTEPPQEDVSQFRDDLPF, from the coding sequence ATGCCTTTAGATTTAATTGGGAAATTAATTACAATGCTTCCGGAACAAACCGGTCAGGGACAAAATGGAAATTGGTTTAAGCAGAGCTTTGTTCTTGAAACTCAGGATCAGTATCCTAAAAAAATATGTTTTACTGCCTGGAATGACAAAGCGGAATTTTTAAAATTATTAAAAACTGGGGACGAAGTAAAAGTTGCCTTTAACTTAGAATCCCGGGAATATAATGGCCGGTGGTATACCGATGCAAAAGTATGGAGGATTGAAAAAATGTCAGGCGGTGAGCAAAGCACGCGCTCTGAATATGCTTTAAACACGGAACCTCCGCAGGAAGACGTATCACAGTTTAGAGACGATCTTCCATTTTGA